From the genome of Pseudarthrobacter sp. NIBRBAC000502772:
CTACACGGACGGCGCCGCCGAGGGCGAGATCACCCTGCGCCGCGCCCGCGAGGCCTTCCTGGACATCGAGTTCCGGCCCGGCATCCTGCGCAACGTCTCCAGCATCGACCTCAGCACCAACATCCTGGGCAAGCCGTCCCGGCTTCCCGTGGGCATCGCCCCCACCGGCTTCACCCGCATGATGCAGTCCGAAGGTGAATACGCCGGCTCGCAGGCAGCAGAGGCCGCCGGCATTCCGTACACCCTTTCCACCATGGGCACCGCGTCCATCGAGGACGTTGCCGCCGCCGCCCCGAACGGCCGCAACTGGTTCCAGCTGTATCTGTGGACGGACCGCGACCGCTCGCTGGAACTGATCGAGCGCGCCGCCAAGGCCGGCAACGACACCCTGATGGTCACCGTGGACACCGCCGTCGCCGGCGCCCGCCTCCGCGACGTCCGCAACGGCATGACCATCCCGCCGGCACTGACTATCAAGACCGTGCTGGATGCCTCCTACCGCCCGGCCTGGTGGTTTAACTTCCTCACGCACGAGCCGCTGACCTTCGCCTCGCTGTCCCGCTACACCGGAACCGTGGCCGACCTCATCAACTCGATGTTCGACCCCACCCTGACGTTCGAGGACCTGGACTGGCTGCGCGAAACCTGGAAGGGCAAGCTGGTGGTCAAGGGCATCCAGACCGTTGAAGACGCCCGCAAGGTGGTGGACCACGGCGCCGACGGCGTGGTGCTCTCCAACCACGGCGGCCGCCAGCTGGACCGCGCGCCCATCCCGTTCCACCTGCTGCCGGGCGTCAAGGAAGCGTTCACCAAGGACAACTCGGACGCGGCCATCATGCTGGACACAGGCATCATGAGCGGCGCCGACATC
Proteins encoded in this window:
- a CDS encoding alpha-hydroxy acid oxidase, with the translated sequence MTHTIQPNNPEVTPAPDATDVPAATAPRPAASAVPAALKRRIPKYSDLAPLMQFKKPEFSKEARLKRASTIWDLRDMAKRRTPQAPFDYTDGAAEGEITLRRAREAFLDIEFRPGILRNVSSIDLSTNILGKPSRLPVGIAPTGFTRMMQSEGEYAGSQAAEAAGIPYTLSTMGTASIEDVAAAAPNGRNWFQLYLWTDRDRSLELIERAAKAGNDTLMVTVDTAVAGARLRDVRNGMTIPPALTIKTVLDASYRPAWWFNFLTHEPLTFASLSRYTGTVADLINSMFDPTLTFEDLDWLRETWKGKLVVKGIQTVEDARKVVDHGADGVVLSNHGGRQLDRAPIPFHLLPGVKEAFTKDNSDAAIMLDTGIMSGADIIAALALGADFTLIGRAYLYGLMAGGRAGVDRTLQILEKDMARTMALLGVSKISELTPDHVHLLNK